The Kitasatospora albolonga nucleotide sequence CGGAGGGGGCGCCCCTTCGGCGTACGCCCGCGCGTCCGGCGTGCGCGCCCGCCTCTTTGCCGTACGCCAGCGCGCTCGGCGTACGTCCGCCCCTTTGCCGTACGCCCGCGCGTTTGCCATACGTCCTCACGTCGCCGTACGCCGCGCGTTTGCCGTACGTCCGCGCGCGGGGTGGTCTCCCGTGGCCTAGGGTCTTTCGTATGGATCAGGCCGGATCAGGGAGCGGGGTCCGGTGCGTGCAGCTGCAAGGCGGAGGATTGAGGCAACGCGGAGCGTTGGTGATTGACGACAACGCCGCAGATGCGCGTGCCGGACCCCGCGAGCCCGGCATGATCCATACGAGAGGCCCTAGCGTCCGAAGGGTCGTCGCAGCTCCGGACGCAGGCCACGGGAGGGTCGATGCCGGGCTTCTCCGCCGTCCCGGTCGCGCTGGCCCTGTGCGCGGGCCTGCTGGCGGGCCCGTCCGCCGCTCCGGAGCCCCCCGCCGACTGCCGGGCGGGTCCGGCGGACTGCTACGGCCTCTACACGTACGGGTACAGCCTCGGCCTGCACCCGTTCACCGGGGCGCACGCGGTCCGGGCGCAGCTGACCGACCACTTCTGGCTCTTCCCGGTGAGCGGCGGCTGTGCGGGCCGGGTCCGGGCCGGTGACCGCTGTGAGCTGCTGGGCGGCAATCCCGTGGAGGTCGAGCACATCGGGGACGACGTCCTCCAGATCGCCTCGCTGCCGGGGCACCAGCTGGGCAGCGGCATGCACATCCGCTTCTCGTTCTCGCGGACCCTGGGCTTCCACACCCTGACCGTCCGCGCCTGGCAGGACCGGCCCACCGACTGCACGGGCGCGGCGTTCTGCAACACCGCCAACAGCGCGTTCGCCTGGGGCACCTGGTGGGTGCTGGCCCGGACGCTGCGGCTCTCCGCGTACGCCGCCTGAGCCGCGCGCCCCGCTGGAGACCGCCCGGCGGGCGGGCGCGGGAGCGCAGCCGTCCGCCGGGCGGGAACTGAGGGCGCCGAACGAGGAGTTACGGGGTCACGGCGCCCGACTCCTCGTAGCGGCGGGTGAGCGCGGCCGTGCCGGACTCCGTGAAGCTGCCGTGCAGCCGCATCCGGGCCACCCCGCCGTCGGGGAAGGCGTCGAGGCGGACGTGGGTGACGACGGCCTGGGCGCGGAGCACGAAGCGGTGGAGGGTGTCGGGCTGGAGGCGGGTGCGCGGGATGATCTCGAACCACTCGCCGGTGTCGCCGTTGCGGCCCTGGAGGGCGATCCAGCCGGCGGAGTTGCCCTTGAGGTAGGCGGTGTCGATCTCGACCGCGCGGACCGCGCCCTGGGCGGGGAGGCGGAAGCGGACCCAGTCGTTGGTGTCGCGGACCCGGCGGCGGCGGTTCTCCCAGCCGTCGTCCATCTTGCGGGAGGTGCCCGGCAGGATGATCTGGGTGGGCGAGGAGTAGAAGCGGTCGGAGGCGTCCTCGTACGTACCGCCGTTGAGCACCGAGATCAGGTCGACGGTGCCGAGCGCGGCGATCCAGGCCGGGTCGGGGACGACCTCGCCGTGGACCCGGAGGCGGGCTATGCCGCCGTCGGGGTGCTGGCACAGGCGCAGGTGGGTGTAGCGGCGGCCGTCGGTGATCTCGAAGGCGTTGGCCGCGTGGCCGCGTACGGGGGTGGGCGGAAGGATCTCCTCCCACTTCACGTCGTCGGCGAGCAGCTCCTCGGGGCCCGGGGCGCCCTCGACGGCGGTGGCCTGCACCGATACGCGCTGGGGGTAGTTGCCGCGGAAGTGCGCGGTGTCCACGACCAGGCCGCGCACGATGCCGGGGGCGCCGAGGCGGACGATCGCCCAGTCGTGGTCCTCGGGGGCCGGGAAGGGGTGACCGGCGTCGGCGCCACGGCGGCGGCGGGTCTCCCAGCCGTCCATGATCTTGCCCTTGTGGCCGAAGTGCTCGGGGTCGAAGACGGCACGCTCGCGGATCAGGAGGTTCTCGCGCTCGGCGAAGAACTCGTCGTTGGCGGCGATCACGCCCGCGCCGAGGCGGCGGTCGGCGAGGTCGACCAGCTCGGTGAAGGGGAGGTCGCCCGCCTCTCGGTAGTCGGCGTACGGGTCGCCGCCGCCGTAGGGCGCGGCGTCATTGGCGTGGGGGTCGGTGTCGGGGTTCTGGGTGGCGGAGTTCTGCCATGCGGTCTCGTTCGCGTCGAAGGTCATGTCCCTACCTTCGCCCCGACCGACCCATCAGGTCCATCGAAAGTTTTCGTACATACCGTTCAGCTCAGCTGAACGATTCCGCGACCCGGGTGAGTGCTCCGAGCACCCGCGCCACCGCCGGGCCGCTCTCCGCCCCGTGCCGGACCGCCGCCACCACATGGCGGCGCGGCTGGTCGGCGGCCAGGACCCGCATCACCACGCCCTCGCGGTGCTGCTCCCGGGAGGCCATCCGGGGCACGAGCGCAATGCCCATGCCCGCCTCCACCAGGGCGAGGATCGCGGTCCAGCCCGCGGCGCTGTGGGCCTGCTCGGGGACGAAGCCCGCCGCCTCGCAGGCGGCCGTGGTGATCTCGGACCAGGGGCCCGAGCCGCCGAAGATCCAGCGGTCGGCGGCCAGGTCCGCCAGGCGCAGCGCGGGCGCCCCGGCCAGCGGGTGACCGGCCGGGAGCGCCACGTCCAGCGGGTCGGCGAGCAGCGGGAAGAGGGAGAAGCGCGGGTCGCGGGCGGTCGGGGCGTGGGCGGCCAGCGAGAGGGCCAGGTCCACCTCGCCCGCGGTGAGCAGCTCGTACGCCTGGGCCGCCTCGGCCTCCCGTACGCGTACGTCGGGTCCCGGGCGGTCCTCGGCGCGCAGAAGCCGCACGGCGGGGACGACGAGGGCGGGCACGGCGGTGGAGAAGGCGCCCACCCTGACCTCGCCCGCCTCGCCGCGCAGATAGCCGGTGAGTTCGGCGTCGGCCCGCTCCAGCTGGGCGAAGACCGCCTCGGCGTGGCGCAGGACGAGGTGGGCGGCGTCGGTGAGGCGGACCCGGCGGCCCTGGGGCTCCAGGAGCTGGACGCCGAGCTGTCCGGCCAGGTTGGTGAGCTGCTGGGAGACGGCGGAGGGGGTCATCAGGAGCGCCTCGGCGGTCGCCGTCACCGTGCCGTGGTCCCGCAGGGTGCGCAGGATGCGGAGCTTCTTGACGTCCCACTCGGTCATGGCCGCAACCTACCCGGAGGGCACGCCCCGCCCCGTGCGGCGCCGGACGTGCGGATGCGCCGCGCGGTAGCTGCTACCGGCGGCGCACCCTTCGTACGTGTGCGGGTCAGACCTGCTTCTTGGACTTGTCCAGGACCATGACCAGGGCCGTGATCGCCAGGAAGATGGCGATGGGCGCGACGACGTAGAGGCCGATGGTCTCCATCGCGCTCAGGCCCGGACCCGGGTCGTCACCGTCGTCCCGGACGAGCGCGAGTGCGGGGGCCGACATGAGCATCATCATCAGCGTCGTCCCGGCCGCAACGACGCCGGCGCGCTTAGCGTTCTTCTTGTCCACGGTGCCAACGTAGCGAACGCCTAGGTGCGGCGCGCGCCCGGGGGTGCCGTACGGGCTCTTCCGGGGCGCAGGACCTCCATCAGCGCGTGCAGCCGGGGCGAGGCGGCGATCTCCTCCAGGGTGACGGGGTGGCCCTCGGGGTCGGCGATGGGGAGGCGCCAGTTGGGGTACTGGTCCCAGGTGCCGGGGAGGTTCTGCGGGCGGCGGTCGCCCACCGTGTCGGGGAGCCAGACGCCGACCATCCGGGCGGGGGTGGCGAGCAGGAAGCGGTGGACCGCGCGGACGGCCGCCTCCTCGTTGCCGTCGCCCTCGGGGAGCATCCGCAGCCGGGCCAGGAGGGCGAGCCACTCGGCGGTGGCGGTGACGTCCTCGGTGAGCTCCGCCTCCAGGGGGCGGGTGAGCAGGCCGAGGCGGTGGCGGAGCGTCACATGGTCGCCCGTCAGCCGGGCGGCGGTGGAGGGCAGGTCATGGGTGGTGGCGGTGGCCAGGCAGTCCTGGCGCCATGCGCCGGGGGCGAGCGGGCGGCCGTCGCCGTCCCAGTCGCGTTCGAACCAGAGCACGGAGGTGCCGAGCACCCCGCGCCGGGCGAGCGCCTCGCGGACGCCGGGCTCGACGGTGCCGAGGTCCTCGCCGACGACGACCGCGCCCGCGCGGTGGGCCTCCAGGACGAGGACGGCGAGCATCGCCTCGGCGTCGTACGCGACGTACGTGCCATCGGTGGGCGGTCTGCCCTCGGGCACCCACCAGAGCCGGAAGAGGCCCATGACGTGGTCGATGCGGAGGGCGCCCGCATGGCCCAGCAGTCCGCGCAGCAGCCCCCGGAAGGCGGCGTAACCGGTGGCGGCGAGGGTGTCGGGGCGCCAGGGCGGCAGCCCCCAGTCCTGGCCGCGCGCGTTGAAGGCGTCCGGGGGCGCGCCGACCGAGATGCCGTGGGCGAAGGCGTCCTGCTGGGCCCAGGTGTCGGCGCCCGCCGGGTGCACGCCGACGGCCAGGTCGTGGACGATCCCGATCTCCATCCCGGCGTCCTCGGCGGCCCGCTGGGCGGCGGCGAGCTGGGTGGCGGTCAGCCAGGCGAGGCGGCAGTGGAGGTCGACCCGGTCCAGCAGTCCGGAGCGGGCGCGGGCGGTGGCCGGGGAGCGGGGGTCGCGCAGGGGCTCGGGCCAGGAGTGCCAGTCGGGCCCGTGCACCTCGGCGAGCGCGCACCACAGGGCGTGGTCCTCCAGGGCCTGGCCCTGTTCGGCGAGGAAGTCGCAGTAGGCGGCGCGGCGGCCCGGGGTGAGCGGCACCTCCGCGATCAGCTCCAGGGCCTGCCGCTTCAGCTCCCAGACGGCGTCCCGGTCGATCAGGGCGCCCTTGTTGAGCACGGCCTCGCTGAGCGCGGCGGCGTCCTGGCGGAGGTCGTCCAGGATGGCCCGGTCGTGGAGCTGCCCGTACTCCGGGATGGACTCGACGTGGAGGTGGACGGGGTCGGGGAAGCGGCGCGAGGAGGGGCGGTACGGGGAGGGGTCGGTGGGGCGGCCCGGGACGGCCGCGTGCAGGGGGTTGACCTGGACGAACCCGGAGCCGAGCGTGCGCCCGGCCCAGGAGGCGAGGTCGGCCAGGTCCCCGAGGTCGCCCATGCCCCAGGAGCGGGCGGAGAGCAGGGAGTAGAGCTGGACCAGGAAGCCGTGGGTGCGCTCGGGCGGCTGCGGGACCCGGGCCGGGGCGACGACCAGGGTGGCGGTGGCTTCGTGACGGTCGGGCGTACGGACGTGGAGGCGGTGGACCCCGTACGGGGGTTCGGTCCACCCGGCGGGGACGGCGGCGGGCGGGGGCCCGGGCGGATCTGCGGCGTTCCCCGAGGAGGCCGCTTCCGGGCTCCCGGACGCGGTGACTCCCAGGCTCCCGGACGGGGCGGCTTCCGGGCTCCCGGACGCGGTGACTCCCAGGCTCCCGGGCGAGGCGGCTTCCGGGCTCCCCGGCGCGGCGGCTTCCGGGGCCTTGCCCGAAGAGGCCGCTTCCGGGGCCTTCCAGGACGAGGCGCCCTCCGGCACCCGCCAGGAGGTGGCGGGTGCCGGGGGCCCGTCGGGCGTCGGCTCCGGCTCGACCGTGACGGTCGAGCCGGGCGGCAGCCCGGTCAGCACGGGCGGCAGTGGCTCACCGGCCCAGACCACCACGGTCGGCGGCAGCAGGCGCGAGCGGGACTCCGCGGCGACGAGTGACCTCCGTACGTCCTCCGGCGTGCCGGCGTCCACGCCCAGCGCGGCGAGCACGGCGATGACCGTGTCGTCGGGGACGGACACCGTGACATCCGGGGACGGGGAGTAGGAGGTGGCGACACCGTGCAGTGCGGCGAGCCGGGACAAGCCCATTCAGACTCCTGGGAACTCCATGCCCCCTGCGGTGCCGGGTGCGGTCGGCTCGCTGGTCAGAGGGGCGACGGCGGCGAGCGGTGGCTCGCTCGTGAGCGGGGTGGCATCGGCGAGCGGGGGCTCGCTGGTCAGCGGTGCGGCGTCGGCGAAGGAGGATTCACCGAGCAGGAGGGAGATATCGGCGAGCGGCGGCCCGCTGATCAGGTGGGCGACATCGGCAAGGGGAAGTCCGCTGGTCAGAGGTGCGGGATCGGCTTGGGCGGGTACCTGTTTGGAGAGGGCGGAGAGCAGGAGCTGCGCGGCTGCGGGCATGGTGGCCTCCTGGCCGTGGAGAACAGGACCCTGAGGACCTACCCAGACCTGGCATGCGCAGACCTGGACGTGACCCACCCGTCACACATGGCGTCATGACGGGCGTACGCCTTCGGAATGACGGCGTACACCTTCGGACAACGAGCCCAACGTGCTGTGGGTCACATTCCGTTCCCCCGTGCGGCGGGTATGGACCGTTTTCGGCCACTCCCACCGGCCACACCAGCCCCACCGAGCGCGAAGGCGTCACGATTCCCGGCAAATCCGACAGAACAGCCACGCGCATTGACACCCTCGCGCCCGGGTGGTGGGCTCGGACCCCACCAGGTCCTTTCGAGGGAGCGCGACGTGCGGTTCGGGCGCAGAAAGCAGGCCACGGCCGTGGCCGTAGCCGTGATCGGCGGGCTGCTGGGCCCCCTCGCCCCGGCCGCGACCGCCGCCCCGGCCGACCCCGGGAAACCCCCCGCCACCTCGCCCGACCGGGCCGTCGGCGCCCAGGTGCCGTCCGTGTGGCCCCGGCCCCAGAGCATCAAGAGCACCGGGCCCGCGCTGCCCCTCGGTACCGAAGCCACCGTCGTCGCATCGGCCGACGCCGATCCGTACGCCGTGGAACAGCTCCGCTCCCTGCTGCGCGCGGCCGGTGTCACGACCGTGCACGAGAGCCTGCCGGGGCGCGGCCCCCTGATCCGCGTCGGCGGCCCGGGCGCCGGGGAGGCGCTGCGGGCGCTGCGCGCGCCCGACCGCGCCGACCTGCCGTCGGGCGGCTACCGGATCGCGTCGGGCGAGGTCGCCGGGCGCGCCACCGTCGCCCTGGACGGGCTCGGCGAAGACGGCCTGTTCCATGCGGTCCAGACCCTGCGTCAGCTGGTGAGCGGCGGGGCCGTGGCCGGGGTCGTGGTGCGGGACTGGCCGGGTACGGCCGTACGCGGCATGGCCGAGGGCTTCTACGGACAGCCCTGGACCCAGGAGGAGCGGCTCGCGCAGATCGCCTTCATGGGCCGCACCAAGCAGAACCGGTACCTCTACGCGGCGGGCGACGACCCCTACCGGCTGGCCCGCTGGCGCGAGCCGTATCCGGCCGAACGGCGTGCCGACTTCCGGGCGCTGGCGGAGAGGGCACGCGCCGAGCATGTGACGCTCGGCTGGGCCGTCTCCCCGGGCCAGGCCATGTGCATGGCCTCCGACCGGGACGTCCGGGCGCTGACGAAGAAGATCGACGGGATGTGGGCGCTGGGGGTGCGGGTCTTCCAGCTCCAGTTCCAGGACGTCAGCTACAGCGAGTGGCACTGCGACCTGGACGCCGAGACGTTCGGCAACGGCCCCGGGGCGGCGGCCCGCGCGCAGGCCCGGGTGGCCGGTGCGGTCGCCCGGCACCTGGAGGAGCGCCATCCGGGCGCGGCGCCGCTGTCGGTGCTGCCGACGGAGTTCTACCAGGACGGGGCGACCGACTACCGCACGGCGCTCGCCGCCGAGCTGGACGACCGGGTGCAGGTGGCCTGGACCGGCGTCGGGGTCGTACCGAAGACCATCACCGGGGGCGAGCTGGCCGGGGCGCGGGCCGCGTTCGGCCATCCGCTGGTGACGATGGACAACTACCCGGTCAACGACTACGCCCAGGACCGGATCTTCCTGGGTCCGTACACCGGCCGGGACCCGGCGGTGGCGAGCGGTTCGGCGGCGCTGCTGGCCAATGCGATGGAGCAGGCGTCCGCCTCGCGCATCCCGCTGTTCACCGCCGCCGACTTCGCCTGGAACCCGAAGGGGTACCGCCCCCAGGAGTCCTGGCAGGCGGCGATCGACGACCTCGCGGGCGGCGACGCGCAGGCCCGGGACGCGCTGCGGGCGCTCGCGGGCAACAGCGCGGACTCGGTGCTCGGCGCGGAGGAGTCCGCCTATCTCCAGCCCCTGTTCGCCGCCTTCTGGCAGTCCCGGGCGGCCGCCGCCCCGGTCCGCGACCGGGCGGCGCGCGAGCTGCGGGCGGCCTTCACCGTGATGCGGCAGGCGCCCGAACGGCTCGCCACCCCCGCCGAGGGGCGGCTCGCCGACGAGGTGCGCCCGTGGACCGAGCAGCTGGCCCGCTACGGCCGCGCCGGTGAGCTGGCCGTGGACCTGCTCCAGGCGCAGGCGGGCGGCGACGGGGCGGGTGCCTGGCGGGCGCAGCTGGCGCTGGAGCCGCTGCGCCGGGAGATCGCGGCCGGGCGGGCGACGGTCGGCAAGGGTGTGCTCGATCCCTTCCTGGACCGGGCCCAGAAGGCGGCCGACGGCTGGAACGGCGTCGACCGCGCCGCGGGCCGGGTCACCAAGGACAGCACCAGCTATACGGTCCGTCTCGACCGGGCCCGCCCGGTGGACGCCGTGACGGCGCTCGCCGAGCCCGGTCCCGCCCTCGCGGGCGCGGTCGTCGAGGCCCATGTGCC carries:
- a CDS encoding allantoicase, whose protein sequence is MTFDANETAWQNSATQNPDTDPHANDAAPYGGGDPYADYREAGDLPFTELVDLADRRLGAGVIAANDEFFAERENLLIRERAVFDPEHFGHKGKIMDGWETRRRRGADAGHPFPAPEDHDWAIVRLGAPGIVRGLVVDTAHFRGNYPQRVSVQATAVEGAPGPEELLADDVKWEEILPPTPVRGHAANAFEITDGRRYTHLRLCQHPDGGIARLRVHGEVVPDPAWIAALGTVDLISVLNGGTYEDASDRFYSSPTQIILPGTSRKMDDGWENRRRRVRDTNDWVRFRLPAQGAVRAVEIDTAYLKGNSAGWIALQGRNGDTGEWFEIIPRTRLQPDTLHRFVLRAQAVVTHVRLDAFPDGGVARMRLHGSFTESGTAALTRRYEESGAVTP
- a CDS encoding LysR family transcriptional regulator, with protein sequence MTEWDVKKLRILRTLRDHGTVTATAEALLMTPSAVSQQLTNLAGQLGVQLLEPQGRRVRLTDAAHLVLRHAEAVFAQLERADAELTGYLRGEAGEVRVGAFSTAVPALVVPAVRLLRAEDRPGPDVRVREAEAAQAYELLTAGEVDLALSLAAHAPTARDPRFSLFPLLADPLDVALPAGHPLAGAPALRLADLAADRWIFGGSGPWSEITTAACEAAGFVPEQAHSAAGWTAILALVEAGMGIALVPRMASREQHREGVVMRVLAADQPRRHVVAAVRHGAESGPAVARVLGALTRVAESFS
- a CDS encoding 4-alpha-glucanotransferase yields the protein MVVWAGEPLPPVLTGLPPGSTVTVEPEPTPDGPPAPATSWRVPEGASSWKAPEAASSGKAPEAAAPGSPEAASPGSLGVTASGSPEAAPSGSLGVTASGSPEAASSGNAADPPGPPPAAVPAGWTEPPYGVHRLHVRTPDRHEATATLVVAPARVPQPPERTHGFLVQLYSLLSARSWGMGDLGDLADLASWAGRTLGSGFVQVNPLHAAVPGRPTDPSPYRPSSRRFPDPVHLHVESIPEYGQLHDRAILDDLRQDAAALSEAVLNKGALIDRDAVWELKRQALELIAEVPLTPGRRAAYCDFLAEQGQALEDHALWCALAEVHGPDWHSWPEPLRDPRSPATARARSGLLDRVDLHCRLAWLTATQLAAAQRAAEDAGMEIGIVHDLAVGVHPAGADTWAQQDAFAHGISVGAPPDAFNARGQDWGLPPWRPDTLAATGYAAFRGLLRGLLGHAGALRIDHVMGLFRLWWVPEGRPPTDGTYVAYDAEAMLAVLVLEAHRAGAVVVGEDLGTVEPGVREALARRGVLGTSVLWFERDWDGDGRPLAPGAWRQDCLATATTHDLPSTAARLTGDHVTLRHRLGLLTRPLEAELTEDVTATAEWLALLARLRMLPEGDGNEEAAVRAVHRFLLATPARMVGVWLPDTVGDRRPQNLPGTWDQYPNWRLPIADPEGHPVTLEEIAASPRLHALMEVLRPGRARTAPPGARRT
- a CDS encoding hyaluronidase, which gives rise to MRFGRRKQATAVAVAVIGGLLGPLAPAATAAPADPGKPPATSPDRAVGAQVPSVWPRPQSIKSTGPALPLGTEATVVASADADPYAVEQLRSLLRAAGVTTVHESLPGRGPLIRVGGPGAGEALRALRAPDRADLPSGGYRIASGEVAGRATVALDGLGEDGLFHAVQTLRQLVSGGAVAGVVVRDWPGTAVRGMAEGFYGQPWTQEERLAQIAFMGRTKQNRYLYAAGDDPYRLARWREPYPAERRADFRALAERARAEHVTLGWAVSPGQAMCMASDRDVRALTKKIDGMWALGVRVFQLQFQDVSYSEWHCDLDAETFGNGPGAAARAQARVAGAVARHLEERHPGAAPLSVLPTEFYQDGATDYRTALAAELDDRVQVAWTGVGVVPKTITGGELAGARAAFGHPLVTMDNYPVNDYAQDRIFLGPYTGRDPAVASGSAALLANAMEQASASRIPLFTAADFAWNPKGYRPQESWQAAIDDLAGGDAQARDALRALAGNSADSVLGAEESAYLQPLFAAFWQSRAAAAPVRDRAARELRAAFTVMRQAPERLATPAEGRLADEVRPWTEQLARYGRAGELAVDLLQAQAGGDGAGAWRAQLALEPLRREIAAGRATVGKGVLDPFLDRAQKAADGWNGVDRAAGRVTKDSTSYTVRLDRARPVDAVTALAEPGPALAGAVVEAHVPGEGWRPLGQLSPTGWTQTAAKGLRADAVRVTVPEGARTTRPSYLSPSLPPPPSVLTAAPRLRALVPWFGDEPAATLDLARGETDAEIGGEPQRAVARLAGRRPAEVKGSLTAKAPKGIEVRVPKRTTVPRGSLTSVPVDITVPADTPAGEYEVPLAFGGQESTLTVRAFPRTGGPDLARTATVSSSADETPDFPASAASDGDPATRWSSPAEDGAWWQAELAEPVRLGQVVLSWQDAYAARYRIQVSADGRTWRTAATVPEGRGGRESVRMDAKDTRFIRVQGERRATQYGYSLWSVEAYAVAEAPPED